In the genome of Monodelphis domestica isolate mMonDom1 chromosome 2, mMonDom1.pri, whole genome shotgun sequence, one region contains:
- the LOC100619156 gene encoding keratin-associated protein 10-2-like yields MCHTSCSTGCQPPCSMPVCCRPACCVTLLCRPLCPVVPSCQAVCGGGSCSPSCCVSSPCQATCSVSSPCQASSCSPSCCVSSPCQATCSVSSPCQASSCSPSCCVSSPCQATCSLSSPCQASSCSPSFCVSSPCQSACCVPVCCKPVVCVPVCTKPVACGASACQVSCCQPASYTTLVCRPSCAPSCCS; encoded by the coding sequence ATGTGCCACACCAGCTGCTCCACTGGCTGCCAGCCTCCCTGCTCCATGCCCGTGTGCTGCCGCCCagcctgctgtgtgaccctgctgTGCCGCCCACTGTGCCCTGTGGTGCCCAGCTGCCAGGCAGTCTGTGGGGGTGGCAGCTGCTCACCCTCCTGCTGTGTGTCCAGCCCCTGCCAGGCCACCTGCTCTGTGTCCAGTCCCTGCCAGGCCAGTTCCTGCAGCCCGTCCTGCTGTGTGTCCAGTCCCTGCCAGGCCACCTGCTCTGTGTCCAGCCCCTGCCAGGCCAGTTCCTGCAGCCCGTCCTGCTGTGTGTCCAGCCCCTGCCAGGCCACCTGCTCTCTGTCCAGCCCCTGCCAGGCCAGTTCCTGCAGCCCCTCCTTCTGTGTGTCCAGCCCCTGCCAGTCTGCTTGCTGCGTGCCCGTCTGCTGCAAACCCGTGGTGTGTGTGCCCGTGTGCACCAAGCCTGTGGCCTGTGGGGCCTCGGCCTGCCAGGTCTCCTGCTGCCAGCCAGCTTCCTACACCACCCTTGTGTGCAGACCCTCCTGTGCCCCCTCCTGCTGCTCCTAA
- the LOC130456977 gene encoding keratin-associated protein 9-1-like — MAHSCFSGPYAPSASANSVCSSDVSPSSNICLPSSCLGGSSWQLDDCPESCCEPCSSCGPSCCPAPCCPPTSCFTLMCRPVCCVPASCQPCPAVCAPSCCQSTGCGASCCQPCPCTPVQSCCCVPVCCQGNCCVTLSCPAPSCCQPVCSPATCCVPLSCKPTCCTTSSSSCCCGPSCCQPVCKLATCCVPLSCKPTCCTTSSSSCCCGPSCCQPVCKLATCCVPLPCKPTCCTTSSSSCCCGPSCCCAPSCCRPTSSVSLICQPTCCRPSCCSTSCGQKSCC, encoded by the coding sequence ATGGCACACAGCTGTTTCTCTGGGCCCTACGCGCCCTCAGCCTCCGCCAATTCTGTCTGCTCCAGTGATGTGAGCCCCAGCAGCAACATCTGCTTGCCCAGCTCGTGCCTGGGGGGCTCCTCCTGGCAGCTGGATGACTGTCCAGAGAGCTGCTGTGAGCCCTGCAGCAGCTGCGGCCCCTCCTGCTGCCCAGCCCCGTGCTGCCCGCCCACCTCCTGCTTCACCCTCATGTGCCGACCAGTCTGCTGTGTGCCCGCCTCCTGCCAGCCCTGCCCAGCTGTCTGTGCCCCCTCCTGCTGCCAGTCCACTGGCTGTGGGGCTTCCTGCTGCCAACCCTGTCCCTGTACCCCCGTGCAGTCCTGCTGCTGTGTGCCCGTGTGCTGCCAGGGcaattgctgtgtgaccttgtccTGCCCAGCCCCCTCCTGCTGCCAACCTGTGTGCAGCCCAGCCACCTGTTGTGTGCCTCTCTCCTGTAAACCCACCTGCTGCaccacctcttcctcctcctgctgctgTGGCCCCTCCTGCTGCCAGCCAGTGTGCAAATTAGCCACCTGTTGTGTGCCTCTCTCCTGCAAACCCACCTGCTGCaccacctcttcctcctcctgctgTTGTGGCCCCTCCTGCTGCCAGCCAGTGTGCAAACTAGCCACCTGCTGTGTGCCTCTCCCCTGCAAACCCACATGCtgcaccacctcctcctcctcctgctgctgtGGCCCCTCCTGCTGCTGTGCCCCCTCCTGCTGCCGCCCCACCTCCTCTGTGTCCCTCATCTGCCAGCCCACCTGCTGCAGACCTTCCTGCTGCTCCACCTCCTGTGGCCAGAAATCCTGCTGTTGA
- the LOC100024369 gene encoding keratin-associated protein 10-2-like, which produces MCHTSCSTGCQPPCSMPVCCRPACCVTLLCRPLCPVVPSCQAVCGGGSCSPSCCVSSPCQATCSVSSPCQASSCSPSCCVSSPCQSACCVPVCCKPVVCVPVCTKPVACGASACQVSCCQPASYTTLVCRPSCAPSCCS; this is translated from the coding sequence ATGTGCCACACCAGCTGCTCCACTGGCTGCCAGCCTCCCTGCTCCATGCCCGTGTGCTGCCGCCCagcctgctgtgtgaccctgctgTGCCGCCCACTGTGCCCTGTGGTGCCCAGCTGCCAGGCAGTCTGTGGGGGTGGCAGCTGCTCACCCTCCTGCTGTGTGTCCAGCCCCTGCCAGGCCACCTGCTCTGTGTCCAGCCCCTGCCAGGCCAGTTCCTGCAGCCCGTCCTGCTGTGTGTCCAGCCCCTGCCAGTCTGCTTGCTGCGTGCCCGTCTGCTGCAAACCCGTGGTGTGTGTGCCCGTGTGCACCAAGCCTGTGGCCTGTGGGGCCTCGGCCTGCCAGGTCTCCTGCTGCCAGCCAGCTTCCTACACCACCCTTGTGTGCAGACCCTCCTGTGCCCCCTCCTGCTGCTCCTAA
- the LOC100619014 gene encoding keratin-associated protein 4-3-like — translation MAHGYFSGRCMPSNSDVSVCSSAVSRSNNRVGLPSSCLGSSSWQLDDCPESCCEPCGGCGPSCCPATCCPPASCLTLVCRPVCCMPASCPPCSAVCSPSCCQSTGCGASCCQSCSCAPMQSCCCVPMCCKPSCCISLPVCCKPSCCVTSACAAPSCCPVPSCCQPSCCMSLTCQPVCSPATCCVPLSCKPTCCTTSSSSCCCGPTCCCAPSCCCPTSSVSLICRPTCCRPSCCSTSCGQKSCC, via the coding sequence ATGGCACATGGCTATTTCTCAGGGCGCTGCATGCCCTCGAACTCTGACGTCTCCGTCTGCTCCAGCGCCGTGAGCCGAAGCAACAATAGAGTCGGTTTGCCCAGCTCGTGCCTGGGGAGCTCCTCCTGGCAGCTGGATGACTGCCCAGAGAGCTGCTGTGAGCCCTGCGGCGGTTGTGGCCCCTCCTGCTGCCCAGCCACATGCTGCCCACCTGCCTCCTGCCTTACCCTTGTGTGCCGGCCAGTCTGCTGCATGCCCGCCTCCTGCCCGCCTTGCTCAGCTGTCTGCTCCCCCTCCTGCTGCCAGTCGACTGGCTGTGGAGCTTCCTGTTGCCAATCCTGTTCCTGTGCCCCCATGCAGTCCTGCTGCTGTGTACCCATGTGCTGCAAGCCCAGCTGCTGCATCTCCCTGCCTGTGTGCTGCAAGCCCAGCTGCTGTGTGACCTCTGCCTGTGCAGCCCCCTCCTGCTGCCCAGTGCCATCTTGCTGCCAGCCTTCCTGCTGTATGTCCCTCACCTGCCAGCCAGTGTGCAGCCCAGCCACCTGCTGTGTGCCTCTCTCCTGCAAACCCACCTGCTGCaccacctcttcctcctcctgctgctgTGGCCCCACCTGCTGCTGTGCCCCCTCCTGCTGCTGCCCCACCTCCTCTGTGTCCCTCATCTGCCGGCCCACCTGCTGCAGACCCTCCTGCTGCTCCACCTCCTGTGGCCAGAAATCCTGCTGTTGA